GACAACAGATATGAGGAGAAGAAAacaacataggtgtggaccgttactcaaataggtacgagtctcgtacctattcgagtcatttaaagaccgaagatcggaagaagttgaagatacgaatctgatgacgtaaaagagtctaaatacaacattaaatatcaaatacgttagagaatctgaattaaatagaaatgattgtgtaacatttcttttaatgtcatttattgctcataattgcctcattaagacaaaggcattacatcttctcctagaatcaactataaaaggagaaggactcaacatctgtaaggacaagaaatattattgagattacactgaaatacaaaattacttattactttattattctcaaaagtcttttattattttcgtctccagattatcagtaacccgaatttctctaTATTTctaagctttgaccaaagactcagatttttggttaaacaaattggttccgttaccgggaatctgataatcttctcttttaagctacattccagccgttgttatcatcatgtcaaacaacaataacagtgaaaacaccttgggaaaccatgaaaatcaaatccatcaaaatcaaggagatttacagaacattgacgtggttccctcccctcaaaattcaccacgtcaatctcgtgaaggcactcctgctcCTGAATCTCGTGTTGATCAgcaagagcaatctgaacattttgaaggggTAGATGAAGCTTTACAAAAAGTAATTGATGCACGGGTTAACAAAGTtcttcaggctctagttagtcgattACCTGTTGCACCACCCACGCCTAcacctaataataatacattggagaatcctcgttctggccttgttaattctggaaatggaggaacccctagtgaaccacaggaaggagaaccaggtaattcaaataattctcatttgcaaaatttagtattaTCTTTGCAGAAAtagcttaaggaacaaaatgagcgcatcgagcaaatccctggagttccccCGGTAATTAAAGGAGTGGATGTGgataaatactcacaacaaccttggaaaccAAGTGTTGCTCCCCTTCCAATCcctaaaaagttcaaaatgcctgacatctcGAAATATGATGGCACAACAGACCCACGTGATCACgtaactgcatttacaacaggcgtgaaaggcaatgacttgaccaagcaagaaattgaatcagtactggtcaagaaatttggagaaacactcaccaagggtgcattaacctgatattctcttttacccgaaaattctattaattcttttactgagcttgcagattcttttattaaagcacactcgggagctcaaaaatttgagaaaagaatagaggatattttcaaaatcaaggaaGGGGACTCCGAGTTGCTCAGagattttgttgatagattccaacgtgaaagaatgactttacctcgtgtacctgataactgggctgcaatagcttttgcaagcaacttaaatgacaaaagctcagaagccacgaggagacataaagaaagccttcgagagtttcctgcaaccacgtggaatgacgtttataacaggtatagtacgaagtTGCGAATTGAGGAAGATACCGTACCTAGTTTCGTCATGAAGAGAGGAGCAATTCCAGgagatcagaaaccgaaaaaagatcaggtaaaaacaggtacgatccatatatgggacctgcagggAAAAACTCACGGTCAAAGCAGGATAGTCaacgatatgatcaaaaatcAAGGAACGGGGAATCTGGTTCTTCATCCAGGTTCAGAAATGACCGAAACAGACAAGAGTCACGAGATAATGACAGTAGTTTAAAGGCAAGGTTCGgcggatataactttaatgtcaccacctccgagctcgtagctgttttgaggagcatgggagataaggtacgatggccaaaagagatgcggtcaaatccaaatagacgcaatccagaccattggtgcgaattctacaatgatcacgggcacaaaacttcagaatgtagattcttacaaagtgaagtggatcatctattgaaacaagggtatctcactgagttatttagtgagaaaggtaagcaagcctatatgaaaaataggcaggAGCCACCAAAGCCCCCTTCACGCAAGAGAACCGTGAATGTtataagtgggggagaagatattcacggtgTAACATATACGGCTTCTaacaaggtttctaaagtaacGATAACACACGGTAAACGGGTACGGCAGGTTTTAGAAAACGAAAGTATTTCtttcgatgatgcagataccgaaAGAGTAATGACCCCACATAACGacacactggtaatatctttacttgt
Above is a window of Nicotiana tabacum cultivar K326 chromosome 8, ASM71507v2, whole genome shotgun sequence DNA encoding:
- the LOC107824578 gene encoding uncharacterized protein LOC107824578 codes for the protein MGPAGKNSRSKQDSQRYDQKSRNGESGSSSRFRNDRNRQESRDNDSSLKARFGGYNFNVTTSELVAVLRSMGDKVRWPKEMRSNPNRRNPDHWCEFYNDHGHKTSECRFLQSEVDHLLKQGYLTELFSEKGKQAYMKNRQEPPKPPSRKRTVNVISGGEDIHGVTYTASNKVSKVTITHGKRVRQVLENESISFDDADTERVMTPHNDTLVISLLVYDTNVKRVLIDLGSSVNIILLRVLREMQVEDKMIPKAHTLSGFDNSSVVTKGEVILTTFAAGVVKETKFQVVDMEMAYNMIMGRPWIHDMDAVPSTLHQVIKFPSPWGICQIRGDQQTARSINAVTDTSTVNKEK